The following DNA comes from Cetobacterium somerae ATCC BAA-474.
TTGTTTTTTAGTGAGAGGTAAATAAAAAATATCCTCTTTTTTTTCAATTTTAGGTAAATCAATAGATTCTAAAAAATCATTAATTTGTGAAATCGTTTTTAGAATAGCGTTTTTCTCAACTTTTAAATACAGATGCATATCTTCTATTGACATCTCAGTTTGAGATAAAATTTTTAAAACATTAGCAGCTGTTGTATTCATTTAATCACCTCCGACATTTATAGTTTAACATATATTTTAAAGGAACAGAACATAAAAAAGAACACTTAGAAAGTGTTCTTAAATATTTAAATAGTGTTTAATTTATTTAATCCACTCGTTAAAGCATGATTTTCTAAAATACTGTGGATATTGATAGTGTTATAGTACTCAACAACTTTTACATTAGGTACAATATTACTATCACTTATAATTATATCATAGTTTTTATGATTTTGTATAATATCTTTTTTATGGAAAAATGTAGCTTCAACATCAAATGTTATATTAGGATGATATTTTTTTAAAGATTTTTTAAATACAATCTGGTCAACTGCAACAACTTCATTGAAAAGTAAAAGAACACTTTTTATATTTGAAAAATTTTCATCTATAAGAATTCTTCTGATAACATATACAATCATAAATTTATCCACTAAATAGAGAGTATATGAAAACTCATTTAAAATTTCATCTAATTTATTTAAAATTATTTTATGAGGTTTACTAAAAGAAACATTAATAATTTTTACAATTTTATTATTGTATTTAAAAAATGAAAGATAAAGTTTATTAAATAACATTTTTTCTAAATCTTTATTAGAAATTTTGACACGAAATTTATTTTTAATAGAATTAGTTAAATTTCTACAAATATCTATAATAGATGCTTCTAAAATCCCCTTTTCACAAGAAAGAGATGTTAAAAAATGGCAAAGTTGATTTTTAAACTCTTCATCAAAATCACTTCCAAATATATTGATATTTTTTTGTAATTCTTTAAATTTATCCAATTCTAAATTAGAATCATCGATAAAATTAAATCCTCCAAAAATATGTATGCAAACTTCTAAAGAGCATATAAAAGAAAGTAAAAAATAATTTATAGAAATATCAGAATTTTTAAGTATAGGGTAAAGTTGAGAAAGCCTTTTTTTTGTATCAAAAAGTTTAATAGAGTCTAAAAGATTTTTTCGCACTGGAACAAGTATATCTTCTTCAATAAAAAATTTCATTAATTTTTTATAAAATAGATTTTTATCATTTTTAGAAAGATTTTTTAAAATAAGTCCTTTACCATGACAATATTCATAAGTAGTCCCATTTTTTAAAAATTCATCTTTAACTACTTGAAAACATCTTAAAATAGTACTTCTTGAAATATCTAAAATCTCTTTTTCTCTTTCTAAGTTTAAAAAACCATTTGAAATAAATTTAATAAATAAATAATCTATCTTTTCATCAGTAGTCAAAATTGTAAAATTTTCAAATAAAACTTTTAATTCTTCTGAGTTCAATTTTAGAAAGTAAAAATTATCATCTTTTGAAATAATAGGTAAATTAATTGAAATTAAAAATTCATTAAGTTGTGAAATAGTTTTAATAATAGAGCTTTTTTCCACATTAAAATACAGTTGCATATCCTCTATAGACATCTCAGTTTGAGATAATACTTTTAAAATATTAGCAGCTGTTGTATTCATTTTACCACCCCCGATTCTAATAGTTTATCATATATAGGGATATATTAAAATAGAAGTGAATGAAAAAAATAGGTATGATTATATACCAGTTTTGCCCCAATAAAAAGAAAAAATGGAATATATAATTTATAAATTATATATGATATTATTAGAATATATAAGAAATTAATTAAATTTCAAAAAGGATTATAAACACGGAGGGGAATAAAGAAATGACAAAAGGTACTGTAAAATGGTTTAACAAAGAGAAAGGATTTGGATTTGTAACTTGTGAGGAAGGAAAAGATTACTTTGTACACTTTTCTGGAATTATAGGAGATGGATTCAGATTTTTAGAAGAGGGGCAAAATGTATCTTTCAGAGTTGAAAGTGGAGATAAAGGGCCTTTAGCAAAAGAAGTTCAAGCAAACTAATACCTAATCCTAATAATATATAAAGGACGGAGATGTTCCGTCTTTTTTATTTGTAATTGTTTTTGTATAGAGCATTTTGTAAAAAAAACATTGCATAAAACGGTAAAAATAGG
Coding sequences within:
- a CDS encoding cold-shock protein — translated: MTKGTVKWFNKEKGFGFVTCEEGKDYFVHFSGIIGDGFRFLEEGQNVSFRVESGDKGPLAKEVQAN